One Mesorhizobium sp. L-2-11 genomic region harbors:
- the rpe gene encoding ribulose-phosphate 3-epimerase gives MSKKTLIAPSVLASDFSKLGDEVEAVVAAGADWIHLDVMDGHFVPNITFGPPVIKAIRNRTKAFFDCHLMIAPADPYLQAFAEAGCDGMTVHAEAGPHLDRSLQTIRDLGKQAGVSLNPATPETAIEYVLDRLDLILIMTVNPGFGGQAFIPEVVDKVKRVKALIGSRPIRIEIDGGISPQTAPLVTAAGASVLVAGAAIFKGGSVEAYRANIEAIRTAADRAAG, from the coding sequence ATGAGCAAAAAGACCCTGATCGCGCCATCTGTGCTGGCGTCGGATTTTTCGAAGCTGGGCGACGAGGTCGAGGCGGTGGTGGCGGCCGGCGCCGACTGGATCCATCTCGACGTCATGGACGGGCATTTCGTGCCCAACATCACCTTCGGCCCGCCGGTGATCAAGGCGATCCGCAACCGCACCAAGGCCTTCTTCGACTGCCATCTGATGATCGCGCCGGCCGATCCCTATCTGCAGGCGTTTGCCGAAGCCGGCTGCGACGGCATGACGGTGCATGCCGAGGCCGGGCCGCATCTCGACCGTTCGTTGCAGACGATCAGGGATCTCGGCAAGCAGGCCGGCGTGTCGCTCAACCCGGCGACACCGGAAACGGCGATCGAATACGTGCTCGACCGGCTCGATCTGATCCTGATCATGACTGTCAATCCGGGTTTTGGCGGCCAAGCCTTCATCCCGGAGGTCGTCGACAAGGTGAAGCGGGTGAAGGCGCTGATCGGCAGTCGGCCGATCCGGATCGAGATAGACGGCGGCATCTCGCCGCAAACAGCACCTTTGGTCACCGCCGCCGGCGCCAGCGTGCTGGTCGCCGGCGCGGCTATCTTCAAGGGCGGCAGCGTCGAAGCCTATCGGGCGAACATCGAGGCGATCAGGACAGCGGCCGACAGGGCGGCCGGCTGA
- the dnaK gene encoding molecular chaperone DnaK, with protein sequence MAKVIGIDLGTTNSCVAIMDGKESKVIENAEGARTTPSIVAINSDGERLVGQPAKRQAVTNPENTIFAVKRLIGRRYDDPVTEKDKKLVPYKIVKGDNGDAWVEAGGKKQSPSQISAMILQKMKETAEAYLGEKVEKAVITVPAYFNDAQRQATKDAGKIAGLEVLRIINEPTAAALAYGLDKKEGKTIAVYDLGGGTFDISVLEIGDGVFEVKSTNGDTFLGGEDFDMRLVEYLAAEFKKEQGIDLRSDKLALQRLKEAAEKAKIELSSTTQTEINLPFITADATGPKHLTLKLTRAKFESLVEDLVQRTIEPCKAALKDAGLKAGEIDEVVLVGGMTRMPKIQEIVKQFFGKEPHKGVNPDEVVALGAAIQAGVLQGDVKDVLLLDVTPLSLGIETLGGVFTRLIERNTTIPTKKSQVFSTAEDSQSAVTIRVFQGEREMAADNKALGQFDLVGIPPAPRGVPQIEVTFDIDANGIVNVSAKDKGTGKEHQIRIQASGGLSDADIEKMVKDAEANAEADKKRRALVEARNQAEALVHSSEKSLKEYGEKVSEADRTAIADAIAALKTAAEGDDAAEIEAKTQALAETSMKLGQAMYEASQKEAAEADAKADAAKDSDVVDADFEEINEDDDKKKSA encoded by the coding sequence ATGGCAAAAGTAATCGGTATCGATCTGGGGACCACCAACTCCTGCGTCGCCATCATGGACGGCAAGGAATCGAAGGTCATCGAGAATGCGGAAGGCGCGCGCACGACCCCATCCATCGTCGCCATCAACAGCGACGGCGAGCGCCTCGTCGGCCAGCCGGCCAAGCGCCAGGCGGTCACCAATCCTGAAAACACCATCTTCGCGGTCAAGCGCCTGATCGGCCGCCGCTATGACGATCCGGTTACCGAAAAGGACAAGAAGCTTGTCCCCTACAAGATCGTCAAGGGCGACAATGGCGACGCCTGGGTCGAGGCCGGCGGCAAGAAGCAGTCGCCCAGCCAGATCTCGGCAATGATCCTGCAGAAGATGAAGGAAACGGCGGAAGCCTATCTCGGCGAGAAGGTCGAGAAGGCGGTGATCACCGTTCCGGCCTATTTCAACGACGCCCAGCGCCAGGCAACCAAGGATGCCGGCAAGATCGCCGGCCTTGAAGTGCTGCGCATCATCAACGAGCCGACCGCGGCCGCACTTGCCTACGGCCTCGACAAGAAGGAGGGCAAGACCATTGCCGTCTATGACCTTGGCGGCGGCACGTTCGACATTTCGGTGCTCGAAATCGGCGACGGCGTCTTCGAGGTGAAGTCGACCAATGGCGACACCTTCCTCGGCGGCGAGGATTTCGACATGCGTCTGGTCGAATATCTGGCGGCCGAGTTCAAGAAGGAACAGGGCATCGACCTGCGCAGCGACAAGCTCGCGCTTCAGCGCCTCAAGGAAGCGGCCGAAAAGGCCAAGATCGAGCTGTCGTCGACGACGCAGACCGAGATCAACCTGCCCTTCATCACCGCCGATGCCACCGGCCCCAAGCACCTGACGCTGAAGCTGACGCGAGCGAAGTTCGAGAGCCTGGTCGAGGATCTCGTCCAGCGCACGATCGAACCCTGCAAGGCGGCGCTCAAGGATGCCGGCTTGAAGGCCGGCGAAATCGACGAGGTCGTCCTGGTCGGCGGCATGACCCGCATGCCCAAGATCCAGGAGATCGTGAAGCAGTTCTTCGGCAAGGAGCCGCACAAGGGCGTCAATCCGGATGAGGTCGTCGCATTGGGCGCCGCCATCCAGGCCGGCGTGCTGCAGGGCGACGTCAAGGACGTGCTGTTGCTCGACGTGACGCCGCTGTCGCTCGGCATCGAGACGCTGGGTGGCGTGTTCACGCGGCTGATCGAGCGCAACACGACGATCCCGACCAAGAAGAGTCAGGTGTTCTCGACTGCCGAGGATTCACAATCGGCCGTGACCATCCGCGTCTTCCAGGGCGAGCGTGAAATGGCCGCCGACAACAAGGCGCTCGGCCAGTTCGACCTGGTCGGCATTCCGCCGGCGCCGCGTGGCGTGCCGCAGATCGAGGTCACTTTCGACATCGACGCCAACGGTATCGTCAACGTCTCGGCCAAGGACAAGGGCACCGGCAAGGAGCACCAGATCCGTATCCAGGCGTCTGGCGGCCTTTCGGACGCCGACATCGAGAAGATGGTGAAGGACGCCGAAGCCAATGCCGAGGCCGACAAGAAGCGGCGCGCGCTGGTCGAGGCCCGCAACCAGGCCGAGGCGCTGGTGCATTCCTCGGAGAAGTCGCTGAAGGAATATGGCGAGAAGGTTTCCGAGGCCGACCGCACGGCGATCGCCGATGCGATCGCGGCGCTGAAGACCGCTGCCGAAGGCGACGACGCGGCCGAGATCGAAGCCAAGACGCAGGCGCTCGCCGAAACCTCGATGAAGCTCGGCCAGGCCATGTACGAGGCTTCGCAGAAGGAAGCCGCGGAAGCTGACGCCAAGGCGGACGCCGCCAAGGACAGCGACGTGGTCGATGCCGACTTCGAGGAAATCAACGAGGACGACGACAAGAAAAAGTCGGCCTGA
- the dnaJ gene encoding molecular chaperone DnaJ: protein MKADFYETLGVQKGADEKELKSAFRKLAMQFHPDRNPGDHACEHKFKEINEAYETLKDPQKRAAYDRFGHAAFEQGGMNGGAHGFGAGGFADIFEDIFGDMMGGRQRRSSGGRERGADLRYNMEITLEEAFTGKTAQIHVPASISCMECSGSGAKPGTQPVTCSMCNGHGKVRATQGFFSIERTCPQCQGRGQTIKEPCPKCAGQGRVTEERSLSVNIPAGIEDGTRIRLANEGEAGLRGGPSGDLYIFLAVKPHEFFQRDGADLYCKVPISMTTAALGGSFEVTTLDGTQTKVKVPEGTQNGRQFRLKGKGMPVLRQHNVGDLYIQTAVETPQNLSRRQRELLEEFEQLSSKDNSPQSSGFFARMKDFFETFGER, encoded by the coding sequence ATGAAAGCTGATTTCTACGAAACGCTGGGCGTGCAAAAGGGGGCCGACGAGAAGGAGCTCAAGAGCGCTTTCCGCAAGCTGGCCATGCAGTTCCACCCCGATCGCAACCCTGGCGATCATGCCTGCGAGCACAAGTTCAAGGAAATCAACGAAGCCTACGAGACGTTGAAGGACCCGCAGAAGCGCGCGGCCTACGACCGTTTCGGCCACGCCGCCTTCGAACAGGGCGGTATGAACGGCGGCGCACACGGCTTCGGCGCCGGCGGTTTCGCCGACATTTTCGAGGATATTTTCGGCGACATGATGGGCGGGCGCCAGCGCCGCTCGTCAGGCGGACGCGAGCGCGGCGCCGACCTGCGCTACAATATGGAAATTACGCTGGAGGAGGCGTTTACCGGCAAGACGGCGCAGATCCACGTGCCGGCCTCGATCTCCTGCATGGAATGCTCCGGCAGCGGCGCCAAGCCCGGTACCCAGCCCGTCACCTGCTCGATGTGCAACGGCCACGGCAAGGTGCGCGCCACGCAAGGCTTCTTCTCGATCGAGCGCACCTGCCCGCAATGCCAGGGACGTGGCCAGACCATCAAGGAGCCGTGCCCGAAATGCGCCGGCCAGGGCCGCGTCACCGAGGAGCGCTCGCTGTCGGTCAACATCCCGGCCGGCATCGAGGACGGCACCCGCATCCGCCTTGCCAATGAGGGCGAAGCCGGCCTGCGCGGCGGCCCGTCGGGAGATCTTTATATTTTCCTGGCGGTCAAGCCGCACGAATTCTTCCAGCGCGACGGCGCCGATCTCTACTGCAAGGTGCCGATCTCAATGACGACGGCTGCCCTTGGCGGTTCTTTCGAGGTGACGACGCTGGATGGCACCCAGACGAAGGTCAAGGTGCCGGAAGGCACCCAGAACGGCCGCCAGTTCCGCCTCAAGGGCAAGGGCATGCCGGTGCTGCGCCAGCACAATGTCGGCGATCTCTACATCCAGACCGCGGTCGAGACGCCGCAGAACCTGTCCCGCCGCCAGCGCGAGCTGCTGGAGGAGTTCGAGCAGCTTTCCTCGAAGGATAATTCGCCGCAGTCGAGCGGCTTCTTCGCCCGGATGAAAGACTTCTTCGAGACCTTCGGCGAGCGCTGA
- the pmtA gene encoding phospholipid N-methyltransferase PmtA, which yields MAHGPGLRKTLAEKFDDELKFFKGWIDKPKAVGSIVPTSSITARKMASVVNPMSGLPVLEVGPGTGVITRAILAQGVKPENLYAVEYSPDFVRHLRQLYPGVNVIEGDAFNLDATLGDESGLTFDSVISGVPLLNFPVEQRVAYVESLLDCIPTGRPVVQLTYGPLSPIPPGRGDYTVEHFHFVIRNIPPTQLWIYRRGAQ from the coding sequence ATGGCACATGGTCCCGGACTGCGAAAGACGCTGGCAGAGAAGTTCGACGATGAACTGAAGTTCTTCAAGGGCTGGATCGATAAGCCGAAGGCAGTCGGTTCAATCGTACCGACCAGTTCCATCACGGCCCGCAAGATGGCCTCCGTCGTCAACCCGATGTCGGGCCTGCCGGTGCTCGAAGTCGGGCCCGGCACCGGGGTCATTACCCGAGCCATCCTCGCCCAGGGCGTGAAGCCTGAAAATCTCTACGCAGTCGAATACTCCCCCGATTTCGTGCGCCATCTGCGCCAGCTCTATCCCGGCGTCAACGTCATCGAGGGCGATGCCTTCAATCTCGATGCGACGCTCGGCGATGAGAGCGGCCTGACCTTCGATTCGGTCATCTCCGGCGTGCCATTGCTCAATTTCCCGGTCGAACAGCGCGTCGCCTACGTCGAAAGCCTTCTCGACTGCATCCCGACAGGCCGCCCGGTCGTGCAGTTGACCTACGGCCCGCTGTCGCCGATCCCGCCCGGCCGCGGCGACTACACGGTCGAGCATTTCCATTTCGTCATCCGCAACATCCCGCCAACGCAGCTGTGGATCTATCGGCGCGGAGCGCAGTAG
- a CDS encoding NADPH-dependent FMN reductase gives MAVIPKILVFAGSIRSGAYSGRTADVARKELAMQGAEVTRISLADYPLPILDEDLEKEKGIPENAIRLARLIAAHDGLLIATPEYNGSIPPLLKNSIDWVSRVRKDDGRSFRPFTGKPAGLCSSSKGHFAGVRCINHLRAVLVRCQMEVVTPECSVPEGGNAFDEDGNFRDERLHRSMEHLCRTLIETSRLLSTRIEA, from the coding sequence ATGGCAGTGATCCCGAAAATTCTCGTCTTCGCCGGTTCGATTCGCTCTGGCGCCTACAGCGGCAGGACCGCCGATGTGGCGCGGAAGGAACTCGCCATGCAGGGCGCCGAGGTGACCCGCATCTCGCTTGCCGACTATCCGCTGCCGATCCTCGACGAGGATCTGGAAAAGGAGAAAGGCATTCCCGAGAACGCCATCAGGCTTGCCCGGCTAATCGCGGCCCATGACGGGCTGCTGATCGCGACGCCCGAATATAACGGCTCGATCCCGCCGCTGCTCAAGAATAGCATCGATTGGGTGAGCCGGGTGCGCAAGGATGACGGGCGGTCGTTCAGGCCGTTCACCGGCAAGCCCGCCGGCCTTTGTTCGTCTTCCAAAGGACATTTCGCCGGGGTACGCTGCATCAACCATCTGCGCGCCGTGCTGGTGCGCTGCCAGATGGAGGTGGTGACGCCGGAGTGTTCTGTCCCGGAGGGCGGCAACGCCTTCGACGAGGACGGGAATTTCAGGGACGAGCGACTGCACAGATCGATGGAGCACCTATGCCGCACGCTGATCGAAACCTCGCGCCTGCTGTCGACGCGGATCGAGGCGTGA
- the pyrF gene encoding orotidine-5'-phosphate decarboxylase, translating into MQDRLIVGLDVPTLKDAEKVVRELDGVVSFYKIGYQLAFAGGLDFARELASGGTRIFLDMKLLDIDNTVAKGVEAIARMGMTMLTLHAYPKAMKAAVEAARGSDLCLLGVTVLTSMDEQDVIDAGYEHDPHTLVLRRSEQALHAGMGGIVCSAEEAEAVRRIVGPNMAVVTPGIRPKGSDHGDQKRVVTPAQAIRNGSSHLVVGRPIVGATDRRAIAEAILDEMRSA; encoded by the coding sequence ATGCAAGACAGGCTGATCGTCGGCCTCGACGTGCCGACGCTGAAGGATGCCGAGAAGGTGGTGCGCGAACTCGATGGGGTCGTCTCCTTCTACAAGATCGGCTATCAGCTCGCCTTCGCCGGCGGCCTCGACTTCGCCCGCGAGCTCGCCAGCGGCGGCACCAGGATCTTCCTCGACATGAAGCTGCTCGACATCGACAACACGGTGGCCAAGGGCGTCGAGGCCATTGCCAGGATGGGCATGACCATGCTGACGCTGCACGCCTATCCGAAGGCGATGAAGGCAGCGGTCGAGGCCGCCAGGGGCAGCGATCTCTGCCTGCTTGGCGTCACCGTGCTGACCTCGATGGACGAGCAGGACGTGATCGACGCCGGCTATGAGCATGACCCGCATACGCTGGTGCTGAGGCGCTCCGAACAGGCGCTGCATGCTGGCATGGGCGGCATCGTCTGTTCGGCCGAGGAAGCGGAAGCGGTGCGCCGGATCGTCGGCCCCAACATGGCGGTCGTCACGCCGGGGATACGGCCCAAGGGCAGCGACCATGGCGACCAGAAACGCGTGGTCACGCCGGCGCAGGCGATCCGCAACGGCTCCAGCCATCTCGTCGTCGGCCGGCCGATCGTCGGCGCCACCGACAGGCGGGCCATCGCGGAAGCCATCCTTGACGAAATGCGCTCGGCCTAA
- a CDS encoding DUF1330 domain-containing protein — MPKGYWIARVDVRDAEGYKDYVTAAKPAFDRFGAVFLARGGAHEKAEGPGRDRNVLIEFPSLAAAHDCYHSPEYQRAVAIRQKVADGEIVLVEGL, encoded by the coding sequence ATGCCCAAGGGATACTGGATCGCCCGCGTCGATGTGCGTGATGCGGAAGGTTACAAGGACTATGTCACTGCCGCCAAACCGGCTTTCGATCGTTTCGGCGCCGTTTTCCTGGCACGAGGCGGTGCGCATGAAAAAGCAGAAGGGCCGGGCCGCGACCGCAACGTGCTCATCGAATTTCCGTCATTGGCTGCGGCGCATGATTGCTATCACTCGCCGGAGTATCAGCGGGCGGTCGCGATCCGCCAGAAGGTAGCCGACGGCGAGATCGTGCTGGTCGAGGGGCTTTAG
- a CDS encoding cupin domain-containing protein, with amino-acid sequence MIDFKTFAHLAHIDLGEPQPKPTSLEGDQLEAANTLWTSQDGKIEVGVWECSRGRFTARRDRNSEICHIVSGRVTLHGPGGAAKDVGPGELLVLPLGWEGEWTIHEKTRKLYILHAV; translated from the coding sequence ATGATCGACTTCAAGACCTTCGCCCACCTGGCGCATATCGACCTCGGTGAGCCCCAGCCGAAACCCACCTCGCTGGAGGGCGATCAGCTGGAAGCAGCCAACACGCTTTGGACTTCGCAGGATGGCAAGATCGAAGTTGGTGTCTGGGAATGTTCGCGAGGCCGGTTCACCGCGCGCCGCGACAGGAATTCCGAGATTTGTCACATCGTGTCCGGCCGCGTGACGCTGCACGGTCCTGGTGGCGCAGCCAAAGATGTCGGACCCGGCGAATTGCTCGTCCTGCCGCTTGGCTGGGAGGGCGAATGGACCATCCACGAGAAAACGCGCAAGCTTTATATCCTGCATGCGGTCTGA
- a CDS encoding NAD(P)/FAD-dependent oxidoreductase: MDVKKNGDVSFWYADIGGVPGYRPPLQGDIVADVCIVGAGYTGLWTAYYLKQAAPHLNIVIVEKEFAGFGASGRNGGWLSGGFSWSREKYEKATSRAGVIAMQAAMTGTVNEVISVAETEGIDADIRRTDELLVATNEAQEQRAKAMYAHARSWELTDERVGYIDATEMRQRIAVHNARGAFVIRKVARVQPAKLVQGLARAVERLGVPIYEQTTVLSIEKGKVATSRGVVRAEKIVRATEGFTAGIAGHERLWLALNSAIVVTEPLSDKLWGEIGWDGYEVLGDAAHTYCYAQRTREGRIAMGGRGVPYRFGSKTDVRGVTQQATIDKLHKILTTLLPQSKGLMLDHAWCGTLGVPRDWCTTVGFDRQTGIGWAGGYVGLGVSTSNLSGRTLRDLLLGNDTELTRLPWVNRTVRKWEPEPLRWLGVHSMYQLYRIADEREAKGLPRTSRLAALADRITGH; the protein is encoded by the coding sequence ATGGACGTGAAGAAGAACGGCGACGTTTCATTCTGGTATGCCGACATCGGCGGCGTGCCCGGCTATCGGCCGCCGCTGCAGGGCGATATCGTGGCCGACGTCTGCATCGTCGGGGCCGGCTACACCGGCCTTTGGACCGCCTATTACCTGAAGCAGGCAGCCCCTCACCTCAACATTGTCATCGTCGAGAAGGAGTTCGCCGGCTTCGGTGCTTCGGGGCGCAATGGCGGCTGGCTGTCCGGCGGGTTCTCATGGTCACGCGAGAAATATGAGAAGGCAACTTCGCGCGCTGGAGTCATTGCCATGCAGGCGGCAATGACGGGCACGGTGAACGAGGTCATATCGGTTGCGGAAACCGAAGGCATCGACGCCGACATTCGCCGTACCGACGAACTGCTGGTCGCAACCAACGAGGCGCAGGAGCAGCGCGCCAAGGCGATGTATGCCCATGCCAGATCCTGGGAACTGACCGACGAACGGGTGGGGTATATCGACGCTACGGAGATGCGCCAGCGCATAGCGGTACACAACGCGCGCGGCGCCTTCGTCATCAGGAAAGTAGCACGGGTTCAGCCCGCAAAGCTGGTGCAGGGGCTCGCCAGGGCAGTGGAGCGGCTCGGCGTCCCGATCTACGAACAGACCACCGTGCTGTCGATCGAGAAGGGCAAGGTCGCAACCAGCCGGGGCGTGGTGCGGGCCGAAAAGATCGTACGGGCGACCGAGGGTTTTACCGCGGGAATTGCCGGCCACGAGAGACTTTGGTTGGCGCTCAACAGCGCCATCGTGGTCACCGAGCCGTTGTCCGACAAGTTATGGGGCGAAATCGGCTGGGATGGTTACGAGGTGCTTGGCGACGCCGCGCACACCTACTGCTACGCCCAGCGCACCCGGGAAGGACGCATCGCCATGGGCGGACGCGGGGTGCCCTATCGGTTCGGCTCGAAGACCGATGTTCGAGGCGTCACCCAGCAGGCGACGATCGACAAGCTGCATAAAATCCTGACGACGCTTCTGCCGCAGAGCAAGGGGCTCATGCTCGACCACGCGTGGTGTGGAACGCTGGGCGTGCCGCGCGACTGGTGCACGACGGTGGGCTTTGACAGGCAGACCGGAATAGGCTGGGCAGGCGGTTATGTCGGCCTCGGCGTTTCCACCTCGAATCTCTCGGGGCGCACGCTGCGCGATCTGCTGCTGGGCAACGACACCGAGCTGACGCGGCTTCCCTGGGTCAATCGAACCGTGCGCAAGTGGGAGCCAGAGCCGCTGCGCTGGCTTGGCGTCCATTCGATGTATCAGCTCTATCGAATTGCCGACGAGCGGGAAGCAAAGGGGCTGCCGCGCACGTCGCGGCTCGCCGCCCTGGCCGATCGCATCACCGGACACTGA
- a CDS encoding ABC transporter ATP-binding protein has translation MASPSTRGAAIDLKSVSKHYGGFIALDKVSLRIEPGEFMTLLGPSGSGKTTTLNVIAGFTEVSSGSLDVGGKSVIGVPAHKRNIGVVFQHYALFPHMTVSRNAAYPLTLRGIANPDRAARVRKALEMVKMADFGHRFPSELSGGQQQRVALARAIVFDPPLLLMDEPLGALDKKLREWLQLEIKRIHRELGTTFVYVTHDQEEALVLSDRIAVFNQGRIEQIGSGRQLYDEPETLFVGKFVGDSTILRGTASTSGNETAIDVAGRKVAAAKRLTNGAKPVMLLRPEKLSLARRGKGGQDRNTLPGRIGEAIYLGSGSKYEVVLADTSKAIVRSTLDAETFAIGDEVDLVFAGSDVKLLADDENADFTLT, from the coding sequence ATGGCCTCACCATCGACCCGCGGCGCAGCCATAGATCTCAAATCCGTCAGCAAGCACTATGGTGGCTTCATCGCCCTCGACAAGGTCTCGCTGCGCATCGAGCCGGGGGAGTTCATGACGCTGCTCGGACCCAGCGGTTCGGGCAAGACGACGACGCTCAACGTCATCGCCGGCTTCACCGAGGTCAGCTCGGGTTCGCTTGATGTCGGCGGCAAGAGCGTCATCGGCGTACCCGCGCACAAACGCAATATCGGCGTGGTCTTCCAGCACTACGCGCTGTTCCCGCACATGACGGTCAGCAGGAACGCCGCCTATCCACTGACCTTGCGCGGCATCGCCAATCCCGATCGCGCAGCCCGGGTGCGCAAGGCGCTGGAGATGGTGAAGATGGCCGATTTTGGCCACCGCTTCCCCAGCGAGCTCTCCGGCGGGCAGCAGCAGCGCGTCGCGCTGGCGCGTGCCATCGTATTCGACCCGCCGCTGCTCCTGATGGACGAGCCGCTCGGCGCACTCGACAAGAAGCTGCGTGAATGGCTGCAGCTCGAGATCAAACGGATCCACAGGGAATTGGGCACCACCTTCGTCTACGTCACGCACGATCAGGAGGAGGCGCTGGTCCTCTCGGACCGCATTGCCGTGTTCAACCAGGGACGCATCGAGCAGATCGGCAGCGGTCGCCAACTCTACGACGAGCCCGAGACGTTGTTCGTCGGAAAGTTCGTCGGCGACTCGACGATACTGCGTGGCACAGCCTCCACCTCCGGCAACGAAACCGCCATCGACGTAGCCGGACGGAAAGTGGCGGCCGCCAAACGCCTTACCAACGGCGCCAAGCCGGTGATGCTGCTGCGGCCGGAAAAGCTGAGCCTCGCCAGGCGGGGAAAGGGCGGACAAGATCGAAACACCCTGCCCGGGCGCATCGGCGAGGCCATCTACCTCGGATCTGGCTCCAAATACGAGGTCGTGCTGGCCGACACCTCGAAGGCGATCGTGCGCTCGACGCTGGACGCCGAGACCTTCGCCATCGGCGACGAGGTCGACCTCGTATTCGCGGGCAGCGATGTGAAGCTGCTGGCCGACGACGAGAATGCCGATTTCACGCTGACCTGA